In one Trichocoleus sp. genomic region, the following are encoded:
- a CDS encoding PCP reductase family protein, which translates to MRNPDFDSLTWTPEAESKLKNIPFFARSQARQRIEALAREAELETVTAELVEKARTEFGQ; encoded by the coding sequence ATGCGTAACCCTGATTTTGATTCATTAACCTGGACACCTGAAGCCGAGAGTAAGCTGAAAAACATCCCCTTCTTTGCCCGATCGCAAGCTAGACAGCGAATTGAGGCTTTGGCGCGTGAGGCAGAATTAGAGACTGTAACGGCAGAACTGGTCGAAAAAGCGCGAACGGAGTTTGGGCAGTAG